One genomic window of Nitrospirota bacterium includes the following:
- a CDS encoding CBS domain-containing protein, translating into MLNDNDRPFKPTHLLSTMVAHMMTPGVVQVPGNVSVSEAALLLEREQAPCLLVKDTDTRFGLMTPTDIVKKVIAQGLEPHDIEVRTIMTRPVQFIEYDEVLAEASTLMVATGASLLIVTKQNQPVGVLSAQNLMLAPTRRDTKIPVVVSVVGQASAPGLNFNAMITQLNHVGTLVEMTTKLAPKSNVVLAFSISGQNTPLTIRGRVLASKIHDAETDQLSSGACIWHVDIQFTDLSSSDLARIRAWALQTMPPLPNRA; encoded by the coding sequence CACATCTCTTATCTACTATGGTTGCCCATATGATGACACCGGGTGTCGTGCAAGTCCCTGGAAACGTCTCTGTCAGCGAGGCAGCGCTGCTCCTCGAACGAGAACAGGCCCCCTGCCTGCTTGTCAAAGATACCGACACCCGATTCGGCCTCATGACGCCGACCGACATCGTGAAGAAAGTCATCGCTCAGGGTCTCGAACCGCACGACATCGAAGTCCGGACAATCATGACACGCCCGGTGCAGTTCATCGAGTACGATGAGGTCCTGGCAGAAGCCTCGACACTCATGGTCGCGACAGGGGCCTCTCTCTTGATCGTCACCAAACAAAACCAACCGGTCGGGGTACTCAGTGCACAAAACCTGATGCTCGCGCCAACCAGGCGTGACACGAAAATCCCGGTTGTCGTGAGCGTGGTCGGACAGGCCTCTGCACCGGGACTAAACTTTAATGCCATGATCACCCAGCTTAACCATGTCGGTACGTTGGTCGAGATGACAACGAAGCTCGCGCCAAAATCGAACGTTGTCCTGGCGTTTTCCATTTCCGGCCAAAATACCCCCTTAACCATCCGTGGAAGGGTTCTAGCCAGCAAAATTCATGATGCAGAAACCGATCAACTGTCGAGCGGAGCCTGTATCTGGCATGTCGACATTCAGTTCACTGACCTTTCGTCAAGCGACCTTGCGCGTATCAGAGCTTGGGCACTTCAAACTATGCCTCCCCTACCCAACCGCGCCTAG